The following are from one region of the Natronocella acetinitrilica genome:
- a CDS encoding response regulator: MAISKALVVDDSRLARVALSKMLTRRGLHVDTADCGGDAIEFLRSQSPDVVFLDYMMPDMDGFEAAEAINRLRGERALPLVMYTSQDSDEDRRRARELGICGFLSKPTSDQGLDAVLQELSRWRPPEPAANVAVVPEPEQVLSPEPVQAAKPEPMPEAAAPSADPAPMAASQEMTQPPASGLDEAAVRDIAVAVVHERVRELARDVAADVARDAARDVADTAEQRLQAALAALDERWRGELDKTGEDWRDGLKGFGDSVHEAATEAATLAAQQSSERLAAETEQSLLEQLYRLIGDQKPAAADTVELEQRLREQLLSEARAAAEEVAAPIARQNAGVTATEVSREMATRVAEESARRVAEDAMIAMRESMPDAVDDIDQRAVEAVTSAIAQLTGREDFRAQVLAAVGEHAVPRLKNQLDHWVEERARNAVDHLVAERLERTVDAMVREAVAASAEAAAREAHALHARSRRQINIAGAMLGAGVVTAMVLAFI; the protein is encoded by the coding sequence ATGGCAATCAGCAAGGCGCTGGTGGTGGACGATTCGCGGCTGGCGCGGGTGGCATTGAGCAAGATGCTTACGCGCCGTGGCTTGCACGTGGACACCGCCGACTGTGGTGGCGATGCGATTGAATTCCTGCGCAGCCAGTCGCCGGATGTGGTGTTTCTGGACTACATGATGCCGGACATGGACGGCTTCGAGGCGGCGGAAGCAATCAACCGCCTGCGCGGCGAGCGTGCGCTGCCACTGGTCATGTATACGTCCCAGGACAGTGATGAGGATCGACGTCGCGCCCGGGAGCTCGGTATCTGCGGTTTTCTCTCCAAGCCCACCAGCGACCAGGGTCTGGACGCGGTTTTACAGGAACTGAGCCGCTGGAGGCCGCCAGAGCCTGCGGCGAACGTTGCCGTCGTGCCTGAGCCAGAGCAGGTCCTGTCGCCGGAGCCTGTGCAAGCGGCAAAGCCCGAGCCAATGCCGGAAGCAGCTGCACCATCTGCCGATCCGGCACCCATGGCGGCGAGCCAGGAAATGACGCAGCCGCCGGCGTCGGGGTTGGACGAAGCCGCCGTGCGGGACATTGCCGTCGCCGTGGTTCATGAGCGCGTTCGCGAACTGGCCCGTGACGTGGCCGCTGATGTTGCCCGGGATGCCGCCCGCGACGTGGCCGACACGGCAGAGCAACGCCTGCAGGCTGCACTGGCGGCGCTGGACGAGCGCTGGCGGGGAGAACTGGACAAGACCGGAGAGGATTGGCGAGACGGTCTCAAGGGTTTTGGCGACAGTGTTCATGAGGCCGCCACCGAGGCCGCGACCCTGGCTGCGCAGCAGTCGTCGGAACGCCTGGCGGCGGAAACCGAGCAATCCCTGCTTGAGCAGCTTTACCGGCTCATTGGCGACCAGAAACCGGCTGCGGCGGACACCGTCGAACTGGAACAGCGCCTGCGTGAACAGTTACTCAGCGAGGCGCGGGCCGCCGCGGAAGAGGTGGCTGCGCCCATTGCCCGCCAGAATGCCGGTGTCACGGCCACCGAAGTGTCCCGGGAGATGGCGACCAGGGTTGCGGAGGAGTCGGCCCGACGCGTCGCGGAAGATGCAATGATCGCCATGCGCGAATCCATGCCGGATGCCGTCGATGACATCGACCAGCGCGCCGTCGAAGCGGTTACATCGGCCATTGCGCAACTGACAGGGCGAGAGGATTTCCGTGCCCAGGTGCTGGCCGCCGTGGGCGAGCATGCGGTGCCCCGGCTCAAGAATCAGCTGGATCACTGGGTGGAAGAGCGGGCGCGCAACGCAGTCGATCATCTTGTGGCGGAACGCCTCGAGCGTACGGTCGACGCCATGGTGCGGGAGGCGGTTGCCGCCAGCGCCGAGGCCGCGGCCCGAGAGGCCCACGCCCTGCACGCCCGCTCCCGGCGACAGATAAACATTGCCGGCGCCATGCTTGGTGCCGGGGTGGTGACGGCCATGGTGCTGGCTTTTATCTAA
- a CDS encoding AsmA family protein, with protein MAKLVKWIVFALLGVVGLVIALVVAIVLLVDPNDYRDDIGRLVQENTGQELVIEGDISLSFFPWLGLDLGRTRLENRDGFGDQPFVQVESVGIAVRLLPLLRREVVMDTIRMDGLVVHLVLNEQGEGNWELDLPESPEEVATEPPEPDTDAPDDRAPPVVVGRLGGVELTNLQLIYEDRQANTRQEFGPANVYLGEIDLDDDISLRADWVAALDGDLRMEGELDSLFRVSSDFEIINLALRDLQVRTFSPDLPPRGLLATIGAVVDVDLGRDTARLEALRLRAAGLDLTAQADVSNLTGDLSVDGRFDLAETDVRGLLEALGQPVEDDGPYPSDLALSGRFGLADDALTITELALGAAGLALSAEARVADLSGTPTVNGRFELAEANLRQVLQALNQEVPETADPDVLTVFSMNGEFTANEDSAQVGNLAIRLDDTSIAATASVTEFDDPMIGFNVEIDRLDADRYLPPPSEDDPAPVEAVGEDSDAEPVELPMELLRSLRLDGNFRLGELIISELLFEDLHFTVSADNGLLRVHPIGARLYGGAYSGDIRIDASGDEAVVSVNERVEGVQARPLVQHFMGKDLLEGTGNLTIQAEAEGVEVMDLVRTLVGEAEFRFTDGAVMGMNIAQMMRDATARLQGQRTAASAEPERTDFAELVGRLVFDRGIVRNESLNAQSPLLRVTGGGEANLLEQTVDYRLVINLVGTLQGQGGESLDNLRRLPIPLRIRGSLLEPSISLDLQAALTDQQRQRLRDEEEALRQRAREAEDESRARLEQEQREAEERLRREQERAEQRLRDEAREQEGEVRDRARDELRRLIR; from the coding sequence ATGGCAAAGCTCGTCAAATGGATCGTTTTCGCGCTGCTCGGTGTTGTCGGGCTCGTGATTGCCCTGGTTGTCGCCATCGTCCTGCTGGTGGACCCGAACGATTACCGGGATGACATCGGCCGCCTCGTGCAGGAGAACACCGGACAGGAACTGGTGATCGAGGGGGATATCAGCCTCTCGTTCTTCCCCTGGCTTGGTCTGGATCTTGGCAGGACGCGCCTGGAGAATCGCGACGGCTTTGGCGATCAGCCATTTGTTCAGGTGGAGAGTGTCGGCATCGCCGTGCGTCTGCTGCCCCTGCTGCGCCGGGAAGTGGTGATGGACACCATTCGCATGGATGGGCTGGTAGTGCACCTGGTGCTGAACGAGCAGGGCGAGGGCAACTGGGAACTGGATCTGCCGGAGTCTCCCGAAGAGGTTGCCACCGAGCCCCCGGAGCCGGACACCGACGCGCCGGATGACCGGGCACCCCCCGTCGTTGTAGGGAGGCTTGGCGGAGTCGAGCTGACCAATCTGCAACTGATTTACGAGGATCGGCAGGCCAACACCCGCCAGGAGTTCGGCCCTGCCAACGTCTATCTCGGTGAGATTGACCTGGACGACGACATCTCCCTGCGTGCGGACTGGGTGGCAGCGCTGGATGGCGACCTCCGCATGGAGGGGGAACTCGACTCCCTTTTCCGCGTCAGCTCGGACTTCGAAATCATCAACCTCGCTCTTCGCGACCTACAGGTCCGCACTTTCTCGCCGGATCTGCCCCCGCGTGGACTGCTGGCAACCATCGGTGCCGTGGTGGATGTGGACCTGGGTCGTGACACGGCCCGTCTGGAGGCGCTGCGCCTGCGCGCGGCGGGTCTTGATCTCACCGCCCAGGCGGATGTGTCCAACCTCACCGGTGATCTGTCCGTCGACGGCCGATTCGACCTGGCCGAGACCGATGTCCGGGGCCTGCTGGAGGCGTTGGGTCAGCCGGTGGAGGATGACGGGCCGTATCCCTCGGACCTCGCCCTGTCGGGGCGCTTCGGGCTTGCCGACGATGCACTGACGATCACCGAGCTGGCGCTCGGTGCCGCAGGGCTCGCCCTCAGTGCCGAGGCCCGGGTAGCCGATCTCAGTGGTACGCCCACGGTGAACGGCCGCTTCGAGCTGGCCGAGGCGAATCTGCGGCAGGTCCTCCAGGCCCTCAATCAGGAAGTGCCGGAGACCGCTGATCCCGACGTGCTCACCGTGTTTTCTATGAATGGTGAGTTCACCGCCAACGAGGATTCCGCGCAGGTCGGCAACCTGGCGATTCGTCTGGACGACACCAGCATTGCGGCCACCGCTTCCGTCACGGAGTTCGATGATCCGATGATCGGCTTCAACGTCGAGATCGACCGGCTTGACGCCGACCGCTACCTGCCGCCGCCCTCCGAAGACGATCCGGCGCCGGTGGAGGCCGTGGGCGAGGATTCCGACGCCGAGCCCGTGGAATTGCCCATGGAGCTGCTGCGTAGCCTGCGCCTCGACGGCAACTTCCGGCTCGGTGAACTCATCATCAGCGAACTGCTGTTCGAGGATCTGCACTTCACGGTCAGCGCCGACAACGGCCTGCTGCGTGTGCACCCCATCGGTGCCCGCCTTTACGGCGGCGCCTATAGCGGCGACATCCGTATCGATGCCAGCGGCGACGAAGCCGTGGTGAGCGTGAACGAGCGGGTGGAAGGCGTGCAGGCCCGGCCCCTGGTGCAGCATTTCATGGGCAAGGACCTGCTCGAGGGAACGGGCAACCTGACCATCCAGGCCGAAGCTGAGGGTGTTGAGGTCATGGATCTGGTGCGAACCCTGGTGGGTGAGGCCGAGTTCCGGTTTACCGATGGCGCCGTGATGGGGATGAACATTGCGCAGATGATGCGGGACGCCACCGCCCGGCTGCAGGGTCAGCGAACCGCTGCCAGCGCCGAGCCGGAACGCACGGACTTCGCCGAACTCGTCGGTCGGCTGGTGTTCGATCGCGGCATCGTCCGCAACGAGTCGCTCAACGCACAATCGCCATTGTTGCGGGTGACCGGCGGGGGTGAAGCCAACCTGCTGGAGCAGACGGTGGACTATCGCCTGGTGATCAATCTGGTGGGCACGCTCCAGGGTCAGGGCGGGGAGTCACTGGACAACCTGCGTCGCTTGCCGATACCGCTGCGCATACGCGGCTCTCTGCTTGAGCCCAGTATCAGCCTGGACCTGCAGGCCGCCCTGACGGATCAGCAGAGGCAGCGCCTGCGCGATGAAGAAGAAGCCCTGCGGCAGCGCGCCCGGGAGGCCGAGGACGAATCCCGTGCGCGTCTTGAGCAGGAGCAGCGGGAGGCCGAGGAGCGCCTGCGTCGGGAGCAGGAGCGAGCCGAGCAGCGCTTGCGGGACGAAGCCCGTGAGCAGGAAGGCGAGGTTCGTGATCGGGCCAGGGACGAATTGCGCCGTCTGATACGCTGA
- a CDS encoding host attachment protein: MSQYCVVVAEGSRARFFTVEPAELPELESGPNLVERKSLTNPEHQAHDDEVFAETRAGRNRSNGGAAHGYDDHRAGHDAEMERRFARDIARELDEIARGNGTQRIVLCAEKRMLGYLRPPLQNTIASNIQLTEIAKDLAKLTPGQIQKKLAQEGHIPPCKPRAGI, translated from the coding sequence ATGAGTCAGTACTGTGTGGTCGTAGCCGAAGGATCCCGTGCGCGCTTTTTCACTGTGGAGCCCGCCGAACTGCCGGAACTGGAATCCGGTCCCAATCTGGTGGAGCGCAAGAGCCTGACCAATCCGGAACACCAGGCCCATGACGATGAGGTGTTCGCGGAGACACGAGCCGGACGCAATCGCTCGAATGGAGGCGCCGCTCACGGCTATGACGACCATCGCGCCGGCCACGACGCCGAGATGGAACGTCGCTTTGCGCGGGACATAGCCCGCGAGTTGGACGAAATCGCCCGTGGCAATGGCACACAGCGTATCGTGCTGTGCGCCGAGAAACGCATGCTTGGTTACCTGCGGCCACCTCTGCAGAACACCATCGCATCAAATATCCAGCTGACCGAGATTGCCAAGGACCTCGCCAAGCTGACCCCTGGCCAGATCCAGAAGAAACTGGCGCAGGAAGGCCACATCCCACCCTGCAAGCCACGAGCCGGAATCTGA
- the trmB gene encoding tRNA (guanosine(46)-N7)-methyltransferase TrmB: MTDAQKRALSALYEHWGVNPPVVSLDLPALFGRAAPTVLEIGFGDGDSLAQMAMEAPEKNFLGVEVHRPGVGRLLNRLETESIANVRVACHDALEVLRDWLAPQSLDAIHLFFPDPWPKKRHHKRRMVQPAWVDLAASRLRPLGILHMATDWEDYAEHMHNVMADAPLFENIHGDQNFAPDRHGRPPTKFERRGVRKGHQVRDLVYQRRG, encoded by the coding sequence ATGACCGATGCCCAGAAGCGGGCGCTGAGTGCACTCTACGAGCACTGGGGCGTGAATCCGCCGGTGGTTTCCCTGGATCTGCCGGCCTTGTTTGGGCGAGCAGCACCCACGGTGCTGGAAATCGGCTTTGGCGACGGCGACTCCCTGGCGCAGATGGCCATGGAAGCGCCAGAGAAAAACTTTCTCGGCGTCGAGGTCCACCGCCCCGGTGTCGGGCGGCTGCTCAACAGGCTGGAGACGGAGAGCATCGCCAATGTTCGCGTCGCCTGCCATGACGCACTCGAGGTCCTGCGGGACTGGCTTGCGCCGCAGAGCCTGGACGCCATCCACCTGTTTTTCCCTGATCCATGGCCGAAGAAGCGCCACCACAAGCGGCGCATGGTGCAGCCTGCCTGGGTGGATCTTGCCGCGTCCCGCCTCCGGCCCCTGGGCATCCTGCACATGGCGACGGACTGGGAAGACTATGCCGAACACATGCACAACGTCATGGCTGACGCTCCGCTGTTCGAGAACATTCATGGCGATCAGAACTTCGCACCCGATCGCCACGGACGGCCGCCTACCAAGTTTGAGCGCCGCGGCGTGCGCAAGGGTCACCAGGTGCGTGATCTCGTCTACCAACGCCGCGGCTGA
- the mutY gene encoding A/G-specific adenine glycosylase, producing the protein MAVTGAEAEMFRRQLLDWFDKHGRHDLPWQNPATPYRVWVSEVMLQQTQVGVVIPYFQRFIERFRDVTELADAPLDDVLTLWSGLGYYARARNLHRAAQRIRDHHGGRLPERLADWEALPGVGRSTAGAILSLSLGQAHAILDGNVKRVLARYHAVPGWPGRSAVLKALWALSEAHTPQQRCGDFNQAMMDLGATLCTRARPACLLCPVRDGCRALASGEQQRYPEPKPRAALPVRRLRMLLLESADGLLLEKRPPTGIWAGLWSLPECPPEEPLEALCRERYGLDVGQSDPWPAFRHSFTHYHLDIEPVHAVVEPIAGAAGVADRDLVWYNTGTLSRGLAAPVSRLLDSWKKGA; encoded by the coding sequence ATGGCGGTCACTGGAGCCGAGGCGGAAATGTTCCGCCGGCAATTGCTCGACTGGTTTGACAAGCATGGCCGCCACGATCTGCCCTGGCAGAATCCGGCAACGCCATACCGGGTCTGGGTCTCGGAGGTCATGCTGCAACAGACCCAGGTCGGCGTCGTCATTCCGTATTTCCAGCGCTTCATCGAGCGCTTCAGGGATGTGACGGAACTGGCGGACGCACCGCTGGACGATGTCCTGACCCTCTGGTCGGGGCTCGGCTACTATGCCCGGGCGCGCAACCTGCACCGGGCGGCGCAACGCATCAGGGATCACCATGGTGGCCGCCTGCCGGAACGACTTGCCGACTGGGAGGCATTGCCCGGTGTGGGGCGCTCCACGGCCGGCGCCATCCTGTCACTGTCCCTGGGGCAAGCCCACGCCATACTCGACGGCAACGTCAAACGGGTGCTGGCCCGTTACCACGCAGTGCCGGGCTGGCCTGGCCGCAGTGCAGTGCTGAAAGCTCTGTGGGCCTTGTCCGAAGCCCACACGCCGCAGCAGCGTTGCGGCGATTTCAACCAGGCGATGATGGATCTGGGCGCCACCCTGTGCACCAGGGCGCGTCCCGCCTGCCTGCTGTGCCCGGTGCGGGATGGTTGCCGGGCTCTGGCCAGCGGCGAGCAGCAACGTTACCCGGAACCGAAGCCACGGGCTGCCTTGCCGGTGCGACGGCTGCGCATGCTCTTGCTGGAATCCGCCGACGGCCTGCTGCTGGAAAAGCGCCCGCCCACCGGCATCTGGGCCGGGTTGTGGAGCCTGCCCGAGTGCCCCCCGGAGGAACCCCTGGAGGCGCTGTGCCGGGAGCGTTACGGGCTGGATGTCGGCCAGTCGGACCCGTGGCCCGCGTTTCGTCACAGCTTCACCCACTATCATCTGGACATCGAGCCGGTGCATGCCGTGGTCGAGCCTATTGCCGGTGCTGCAGGCGTGGCTGATCGTGACCTTGTCTGGTATAACACGGGCACCTTGAGCCGGGGCCTTGCCGCCCCGGTAAGCAGACTGCTCGACAGCTGGAAGAAAGGAGCCTGA
- a CDS encoding DUF6763 family protein, whose protein sequence is MGIQYRPEIGDWYETASGDLFEVVALDSREGTVEIQYFDGAIEELDMETWLELELMAVEPPEDYSGSLDLAREDYGTDSDSAYRLDSHNPLDGPDLDRF, encoded by the coding sequence ATGGGCATTCAGTACAGGCCGGAGATCGGCGACTGGTATGAGACCGCGAGCGGCGACCTGTTCGAGGTGGTGGCCCTGGATAGCCGGGAAGGGACGGTGGAAATCCAGTATTTCGACGGCGCCATCGAAGAGCTGGACATGGAGACGTGGCTGGAACTGGAGCTCATGGCGGTGGAGCCACCCGAGGATTACAGCGGCTCGCTGGACCTGGCCCGGGAGGACTACGGTACTGACAGCGACTCCGCCTACAGGCTGGACAGCCATAACCCCCTGGATGGTCCCGATCTCGACCGTTTCTAG
- a CDS encoding DUF6394 family protein: MNLEKVIFGFFILLALTLNFGFFIGEIDNPDHHNVYELFAAIVVSLIATVMKFGERTQIGAVLLAASLVADLQLIAAAVVWAVAVHVSDAGMTPAVMASIVSLSGGALLANLLSAVLLTVETVSLQR, encoded by the coding sequence ATGAACCTGGAGAAAGTGATATTCGGCTTTTTCATACTGCTCGCGCTGACCCTGAACTTCGGTTTCTTCATTGGCGAAATCGATAACCCGGATCATCACAACGTTTACGAGCTGTTCGCCGCGATCGTGGTCAGCCTGATCGCCACGGTGATGAAATTCGGCGAACGCACGCAGATCGGTGCAGTCCTCCTCGCGGCGAGCCTGGTGGCGGATCTCCAGCTCATCGCCGCCGCCGTGGTGTGGGCAGTCGCCGTACATGTCAGTGATGCCGGCATGACACCGGCGGTGATGGCGAGCATCGTCTCACTGTCCGGCGGCGCCTTGCTCGCCAACCTGCTCTCCGCCGTGCTGCTGACCGTGGAAACGGTCAGCCTGCAACGCTGA
- a CDS encoding NADP(H)-dependent aldo-keto reductase translates to MDFRPLGTTDLNVSVICLGTMTWGEQNTEAEAHEQLSLAVDQGVNFIDTAELYPVPPRGETQGLTEDWIGTWLKQRSDRDKLVIATKISGPGPDHIRGGATTYNREHIRQAVNDSLRRLQTDYIDLYQLHWPTRNANFFGKLGYRPKADDDGAEAAMVEALEALDEQVKAGKIRHVGLSNETAWGAMKFLQLAQERGLPRMQSIQNPYSLLNRSYEVGLAEVSHRERCGLLAYSPLGFGTLSGKYLNDQRPAGARLTLFDRFQRYLNPLGANATERYVALAREHGLDPGQMALAFVNSRSFLTSTIIGATTTEQLRSNIDSARLTLNDAVLEGIETIHTAQPNPCP, encoded by the coding sequence ATGGACTTTCGTCCACTGGGTACCACCGATCTCAACGTCAGCGTTATTTGCCTGGGCACCATGACCTGGGGCGAGCAGAATACAGAAGCCGAGGCCCACGAGCAGCTGAGCCTTGCCGTGGATCAGGGCGTGAATTTCATTGATACCGCGGAGCTCTACCCCGTTCCGCCCCGAGGCGAGACCCAGGGGCTCACCGAGGACTGGATAGGGACCTGGCTCAAGCAGCGCAGCGACCGCGACAAGCTGGTGATCGCCACCAAGATCTCCGGCCCGGGGCCAGACCATATTCGCGGCGGCGCGACGACCTACAACCGGGAGCACATCCGCCAGGCAGTGAATGATTCGCTGCGCCGCCTGCAGACCGACTACATCGACCTCTACCAGTTGCACTGGCCGACCCGCAACGCCAATTTCTTTGGCAAGCTCGGCTATCGCCCCAAGGCCGACGACGACGGCGCCGAAGCAGCCATGGTCGAGGCACTGGAGGCGCTGGACGAGCAGGTCAAGGCCGGCAAGATTCGTCATGTGGGATTGTCCAACGAGACCGCATGGGGTGCGATGAAGTTTCTGCAACTCGCACAAGAACGCGGCCTGCCCCGGATGCAGTCCATCCAGAACCCTTACAGCCTGCTCAACCGCAGCTATGAAGTCGGCCTGGCGGAAGTCAGCCATCGCGAGCGATGCGGGCTACTGGCCTACTCGCCTCTTGGTTTCGGCACCCTAAGCGGAAAGTACCTCAACGACCAGCGACCGGCGGGAGCCCGCTTGACGCTGTTCGATCGCTTCCAGCGCTACCTGAACCCGCTGGGTGCAAATGCCACGGAGCGCTACGTGGCGCTGGCCCGGGAGCACGGCCTGGACCCGGGGCAGATGGCCCTGGCCTTCGTCAATTCGCGCAGCTTCCTCACCAGCACCATCATCGGTGCGACCACGACGGAGCAACTGCGCAGCAACATCGACAGTGCCAGGCTGACGCTGAACGACGCGGTGCTTGAGGGCATCGAGACCATCCATACGGCGCAGCCCAACCCCTGCCCGTAG
- a CDS encoding potassium channel family protein, protein MSSAILLVLRRLRPPLIVLISAYAIAVVGFTLMPGVDDAGNPWRMGFFEAFYVVSYTGSTIGFGEVPYEFSGAQRLWTIVSIYLTVIAWLYSVGTIISLIQDQTFRAALTRSQLNRSVQSLTEPFWLVCGFGDTGRLLVRALTERRRRVVVVDDLQSRIDDLNLRELGVHVPAFCTDARIPDNLQAAGLGHRWCMGVLAVTDDDHVNLKIAISSKLLSAGLPVLCRAERQETAANMASFGTDVIINAYAAFADRLALAIRAPDTHRVYDWLSGIPHTTLAEHPSPPAGTWIICGYGRLGHAVREALESVGVETVIIDETPERNGCPPGSVKGKGTEANTLRAAGIDQATALLAGTADDADNLSIIMTARDIKPDLYLVARENALGNKALFQAARPELLVKPSYIIASKALSVLNAPLLGSFLDQARAQSNAWNADLAERIAAVSSGKTPECWTVRISAARTPSVVDALEDGNAVTVGDICRDPRRRDQALDMVPLMLQREDDSHLLPTADTSLESGDRLVFCGTEKALGLMRGVVRNPNTLRYVMTGEMRPEGWLWRRLTPSRIRARPMASQREQ, encoded by the coding sequence GTGAGCAGCGCCATCCTTTTGGTCCTGCGGCGGCTCCGCCCACCGTTGATCGTGCTGATCAGCGCCTACGCCATCGCCGTCGTGGGCTTTACACTGATGCCGGGGGTGGATGACGCAGGCAACCCTTGGCGCATGGGCTTTTTCGAGGCCTTCTATGTGGTGAGCTATACCGGCTCGACCATCGGCTTCGGCGAAGTTCCCTACGAATTCTCCGGCGCCCAGCGACTCTGGACCATAGTCAGCATCTATCTGACGGTGATCGCCTGGCTTTACTCTGTCGGAACAATCATCTCGCTGATCCAGGATCAGACCTTCCGCGCGGCTTTGACCCGCAGTCAGCTGAACCGCAGCGTCCAAAGCCTGACCGAGCCGTTCTGGCTGGTTTGCGGCTTCGGTGACACCGGCCGCCTGCTGGTTCGCGCACTGACAGAACGCCGCCGCAGGGTGGTTGTGGTGGACGATCTGCAGAGTCGCATCGACGACCTGAATCTGCGGGAACTGGGTGTGCACGTACCCGCCTTCTGCACCGATGCCAGGATTCCGGACAACCTGCAGGCAGCCGGCCTCGGGCATCGCTGGTGCATGGGAGTGCTGGCGGTGACGGACGACGATCATGTGAACCTCAAGATCGCCATCAGCAGCAAACTGTTGAGTGCCGGTCTACCAGTCCTGTGCCGTGCCGAGCGACAGGAAACTGCCGCCAACATGGCATCTTTCGGCACCGATGTGATCATCAACGCCTACGCCGCCTTTGCCGACCGCCTGGCGCTGGCCATTCGCGCCCCGGACACCCACCGCGTATATGACTGGCTCTCGGGCATACCCCACACAACTCTGGCAGAGCACCCCTCTCCGCCGGCGGGGACCTGGATCATCTGCGGCTACGGCCGACTCGGCCACGCCGTCCGCGAAGCCCTGGAAAGCGTGGGTGTGGAAACCGTGATTATTGACGAGACGCCGGAGCGCAACGGCTGCCCGCCAGGCTCGGTCAAGGGCAAAGGCACCGAGGCCAACACCCTGCGCGCCGCTGGCATCGATCAGGCTACCGCCCTGTTGGCTGGAACCGCCGACGATGCCGATAACCTCTCCATCATCATGACGGCCAGGGACATCAAGCCGGATCTCTACCTGGTGGCGCGGGAGAATGCGCTGGGCAACAAGGCCCTGTTCCAGGCAGCCAGGCCCGAGTTACTGGTCAAACCCAGCTACATCATCGCCAGCAAGGCGCTGTCCGTGCTCAACGCACCCCTACTGGGTAGTTTCCTCGATCAGGCACGGGCGCAGAGCAATGCCTGGAACGCGGACCTGGCAGAGCGCATTGCTGCGGTGTCCAGCGGCAAGACCCCTGAATGCTGGACGGTGCGGATCAGCGCGGCGCGAACACCTAGCGTCGTAGACGCGCTGGAGGACGGAAACGCGGTGACCGTCGGCGACATCTGCCGCGATCCCCGGCGTCGGGATCAAGCGCTGGACATGGTGCCGCTGATGCTGCAGCGGGAGGACGACAGCCATCTTTTGCCGACAGCGGACACTTCTCTCGAATCCGGTGACCGACTGGTATTCTGCGGCACGGAGAAGGCGCTTGGCCTCATGCGCGGCGTGGTCAGGAACCCGAACACCCTGCGCTATGTCATGACCGGGGAAATGCGCCCGGAAGGTTGGCTCTGGCGGCGTTTGACGCCATCACGGATCAGGGCTCGACCGATGGCGTCACAGCGTGAACAATAG
- the nfi gene encoding deoxyribonuclease V (cleaves DNA at apurinic or apyrimidinic sites), protein MSGKELGAPDLRPSLHGWELSASEARQLQGRLAERICLTPLQGQPETVAGIDCGIEANGHLRAVVSLFDYPAMNHVQTVIHRQPCVFPYVPGLLSFREMPAVLGAMEQLAQKPDLLLCDGQGIAHPRRLGIASHLGLWLNRPAIGVGKSRLVGCHEDPGQDKGCHTPLMDRGERIGTVLRTRTGVRPVYVSPGHLVDHADSMDWVLGTLSRYRLPEPIRAADRASRGPIPIRPALR, encoded by the coding sequence GTGTCTGGGAAAGAGCTCGGAGCGCCGGACCTGAGGCCGTCGCTACACGGCTGGGAACTGTCGGCGTCTGAGGCACGCCAACTGCAGGGCCGGCTTGCCGAACGCATCTGTCTGACACCACTGCAGGGGCAACCCGAGACCGTTGCCGGCATCGACTGCGGGATCGAGGCGAACGGCCATCTGCGCGCCGTTGTCAGCCTGTTCGACTATCCCGCGATGAACCATGTGCAGACGGTCATCCACCGCCAGCCCTGCGTCTTTCCCTATGTGCCTGGCCTTTTGTCATTCCGCGAGATGCCGGCGGTGCTCGGGGCAATGGAACAGCTGGCCCAAAAGCCCGATCTGCTGCTTTGCGACGGCCAGGGAATCGCCCACCCCCGCCGCTTGGGGATCGCCAGCCATCTCGGTCTGTGGCTGAACCGGCCGGCAATCGGGGTGGGGAAAAGCCGCCTGGTCGGATGCCATGAAGACCCGGGGCAGGACAAGGGCTGCCATACGCCGCTGATGGACCGGGGTGAGCGAATCGGCACGGTGCTGCGAACCCGCACAGGGGTGCGGCCGGTCTACGTCTCACCCGGCCACCTGGTGGATCACGCCGACTCGATGGACTGGGTGCTAGGAACCCTCAGTCGGTATCGGCTGCCAGAACCCATACGGGCGGCCGACCGGGCCTCCCGCGGCCCGATCCCGATCCGGCCGGCGCTTAGATAA
- a CDS encoding oxidative damage protection protein, whose protein sequence is MARTVQCAKLGEELEGLDRPPYPGELGKRIFENISKQAWQQWLGHQTMLMNEYRLTPIEPKARKFLETEMEKFLFGGGATPPPDYVPPEER, encoded by the coding sequence ATGGCCCGCACCGTACAATGCGCAAAACTCGGCGAAGAACTCGAAGGCCTGGACCGGCCGCCGTATCCGGGGGAACTCGGCAAACGCATTTTCGAGAACATCTCGAAACAGGCGTGGCAGCAGTGGCTGGGCCACCAGACCATGCTGATGAACGAGTACCGCCTGACACCCATCGAGCCCAAGGCGCGGAAATTCCTGGAAACGGAGATGGAAAAGTTCCTCTTCGGAGGCGGCGCCACGCCACCGCCGGACTACGTGCCGCCCGAAGAGCGCTAG